One genomic region from Rattus norvegicus strain BN/NHsdMcwi chromosome 10, GRCr8, whole genome shotgun sequence encodes:
- the Rpl30l2 gene encoding ribosomal protein L30-like has translation MVAAKKTKKSLESINSRLQLVMKSGKYVLGYKQTLKMIRQGKAKLVILANNCPALRKSEIEYYAMLAKTGVHHYSGNNIELGTACGKYYRVCTLAIIDPGDSDIIRSMPEQTGEK, from the coding sequence ATGGTGGCTGCAAAGAAGACGAAAAAGTCTCTGGAGTCAATCAACTCTAGGCTCCAACTTGTTATGAAAAGTGGAAAGTACGTGCTGGGGTACAAACAGACTCTGAAGATGATCAGACAAGGCAAAGCGAAATTGGTTATCCTCGCCAACAACTGTCCAGCTTTGAGGAAATCTGAAATAGAATACTATGCCATGTTGGCTAAAACTGGTGTCCATCACTACAGTGGCAATAACATTGAATTGGGCACAGCGTGTGGAAAATACTACAGAGTATGCACACTGGCTATCATTGACCCAGGTGATTCCGATATTATTAGAAGCATGCCAGAACAGACTGGTGAGAAGTAA